DNA sequence from the Brachybacterium avium genome:
CGCATGGTCTCTCCGGCGTTCTTCCAGGAGATCTGCTCCGGATCCGTGGCCACCAGCGTCTCGATGGACTCGACGAACTCGGTGCGGCGCCGTACAGCCTCCGCACGGCCCTCAGCGCGCTTGGCCTCGAGCGCCCGGATCTTCTCCTTCGCCAGCTCCCGCAGCTCGTTCGCCCGCGTCCGCAGAGCCGGGATATCCCCGACGACCTGCGGCTCCTTCATGTTCTTGCGCAGGTTCTCGAGCAGCCTGTTCAACTCGTTCTGAGTGTGCTCGGGAGCATTGAGCGTGGTCTGGGTGAGGTCGAGGAAGGCGACCAGGTCGAGATATCCCCGGGCGAAGGGCTCCAAGGCCACCTGAGGGTCCGTCTCGGTGGTGGTCCCGACGGTCCGCACCTGGGTGCCGTCCTGGACCGTGATGGTCCCGTCCTCGGTGACCGTGCCGAACGCTGCGGCGGCAGTGATCTGCTCCGGGTCGTACTCGGTGACCGGCGGCGCGACCGGCAGCAGAGCGGCGCTGGGCTTCTTCGCGGCCAGTGCGGCCGGCGTGGGGGCGCTGGGGCGCGGGCCGCGCGCCATGGGCTTGGGTGCCGTCGGCGCGGGTGCCGACGAGCGCTCATCGGCCGCGGGCTGCGCCGCTTCCTCCGTCTGATCCGACGGCTCCGCCGGGGTCGCAGACGGCGTGTCCCGCACGGGCCCAGCGATCGGGTCCGCGGTCTCGGACTGCGTGGACGGTGCAGCCTGCTGGTCCTGCTCAGTCTGTTCAGACTGTTCAGCCTGCTGGGCCTGTTCAGTCTGTTCGGACTGTTCAGCCTGCTCGGCCGCTGCGGTCGCAGGACCGTCGGCGCCGGGTGCGGTGCCAGTGGCGGCCGGGGAGCCCGGCTCCGCCGGGGAGGGCGCGGGCTGACCAGAACCCTGATCGGCGCCGGAATCGGGGGTCTGCGCGGCGGGGGAGGACGCGGGGACGGGGGTCTCGGACTCGCTCACGATTGAGCTCCTTCGAAAGGATCCGCTGCAGGGCGGGACACTGCCGCCGGGATCGGCGGTCGGGCTGGCAGGCGGCCATCCCCGTCAGGGGGCGGACCGCCTCAGGGAACTCTACAGCGACGCGCACCTGAGGGAGGACTCGTCCGGCTGTCCGCCCCACCCCGCGCTATCGGGGATAATGGCGTTCGGCACTCAGCCCATGACCGAGAAGGAAGTGCACCGCATGGCGAAGATCGCCGCCCTGTCAGGATTCCCGGAATGGCTCCCCGCGGAGCGGCTCGTCGAGCAGCACGTGATCGACGTGTTCCGTGAGGTGGCCGAGCTGCATGGCTTCTCGGGCATCGAGACGCGCTCCGTCGAGCCGCTCGACCAGCTGCTGCGCAAGGGCGAGATCGACAAAGAGGTGTACGTCCTGCGCCGGCTGCACGCCGAGGAGGAGAGCGCCGAGCCGGACCGTGAGGACCGTTCGCGCACACTGGGCCTGCACTTCGACCTCACGGTCCCGCTGGCCCGCTACGTGCTCGAGCACCAGAACGACCTCGCCTTCCCGCTGCGACGGTTCCAGATCCAGAAGGTCTGGCGCGGCGAACGCCCCCAGGACGGTCGCTTCCGCGAGTTCTACCAGGCGGACCTCGACGTGATAGGGCAGGACACCCTCCCCGGGCACATCGAGGCCGAGGTCGCTGTGGTGATGGCCGAGATCCTCGATCGGCTCCCGACGCCCTCGTTCACGATCCATGCCAACACCCGGCGACTGTCCGAGGGCTTCTTCCGGTCGATCGGGCTCGAGGACCACACCGCTGTGCTGCGCGTCCTCGACAAGCTGCCGAAGGTCGGACAGGACGCGGTCCGGGACCTGCTGCTGGCCGAGACCGGTGCGAGCACGGAGCAGGCTCAGGCCTGCCTCGATTTCGCCTCCATCCGCACCCGGGACGGCTCCTTCGCCCAGCAGGTGCGGGACCTCGGCGGCAGTGGCGAGATGGTCGAGCAGGGGATCGCAGAGCTCACCGCGGTCCTCGAACGCGTCGAGGCGGCGGTGCCCGGGGTGATCCTGGCAGACCTCTCGATCGCACGCGGCCTGGACTATTACACGGGCACGGTCTTCGAGACCTTCGTGAGCGGGCACGAGTCCCTGGGCTCGATCTGCTCGGGTGGTCGCTATGACTCCCTGGCCTCCGACAACCGCCACACCTACCCCGGTGTCGGACTCTCGATCGGCCTGTCACGCCTGGTCTCCCGTCTTCTCTCGGCCGGTCTGGCCACCGCCTCCCGCTCGGTGCCCACCTGCGCGCTGGTCTCCGTCGCGGATGAGCAGCACCGCCACCTCAGCGATGCCGCCGCACGGGCGCTGCGCAGCCGTGGCATTCCCTGCGAGGTCGCTCCGAGCGCCGCGAAGTTCGGCAAGCAGATCCGGTACGCGGATCGTCGGGGGATCCCCTTCATCTGGTTCCCGGGGATCGACGGGGCCGCCGATCAGGTCAAGGACATCCGCAGCGGTGAGCAGACGGAGGCCGACGCCGCAGTCTGGGAGCCGCCGGTCGAGGACCGGACCGTGCGGGTCCTGCGTGCTGATGAGGGGCACCCCGCAGCACAGGCCTGAGGCCATGCGTCGGCCCTGAGCTCATCGGCGCGGCAGGAAGCCCTCCGTGCCGATGAGCTGAATCACATCTTCGCGGCACGGGAATGATCCCGGCCGCCGCAGCGTTCCACCGGTCATGGCTACGCTCACCCTGACCACCGAGAACCACGACAAGACCGTCGAGGACGGCATCGTCCTGATCGACTTCTGGGCGGGCTGGTGCGTGCCGTGCCAGCGCTTCGCACCGATCTTCGAGGAGGCCTCCGAGACCCACGAGGACGTCACCTTCGCGAAGGTCGACACGGAGGACCAGCAGGAGCTGGCGATGCGCTACGGCGTCACCTCGATCCCCACCCTGGTCGCCTACCGCGAGGGCATCCCGGTGTTCTCGCAGGCCGGTGCTCTCCCGCAGTCCGCTCTCGAGGATCTCGTCGGCCAGGTGAAGAACCTGGACATGGACGAGGTCCGCAAGGCCTATGCCGAGGCGCAGGAGCAGCAGGAGGGCTGAGACCCCGCCGCACCACGCGAGACGCCCCCGCCGCCGGAATCATCCGGTGACGGGGGCGTCGCTCATCCAGCAGGCGCTGGCCGTTCAGCCTTCGCTACGACGGAAGGGGCGACGCTTCGAATCGAAGCGGCCACCGCGGTCGTCGTGACGGGGACGGTCGTCGCGACGGAACGGACGCTCACCGTCCCGACGCGGGCCCTTGCCACCGCGCGGTCCGTGGTCGGGGCCGATCCGCAGCTCGCGGCCGCCGACCTTGGCGCGGGAGATCCGCTCCATCTGCTCCGCGGACAGGGAGCCGCGGATCTGGACCAGGGCGAAGGTCGGGAAGATCTGGATCTTGCCGATGTCCTTGCCGTGCAGGCCGCCCTCGCCGGTGATCGCGCCGACGATGCCGGGCGGCCGGGCGCCGTGGGTGTGGCCCACGCCGACCTTGTACGAGGTGTATCCGCGCTCGGTGCTCGGGGCATCGCCGCGCTGGCCGCGCTCCGCATGGCGGTCGTCACCGGAGAGCTTCGCCGTGAACTCCTGCTCCTCGGAGGCGGATCCGGGGCCGTCGTCACCCACGGACATCGCGCCGAGGGCGGCTGCGAGCTCCAGGGGATCGAGATCGTGCTCGGTGACGAACTCGCCGATCAGCTCGCGGTAGAGGTCCAGACGTCCGCGCTCGATCCGCTCGGGCAGCTTGGTCAGCTGCGCGGCCAGGCGATGCTTGGACACATCGCGCGGGGAGGGGATGTCCGCCTCGGCGAGCGTCTGCTTGGTCGCGCGCTCGATGTTCTTCAGGGCACGCCGCTCGTGGGGTCCGATGAAGGTCAGCGCTTCGCCGGAGCGGCCTGCACGGCCGGTGCGCCCGATGCGGTGCACATAGGACTCCGCCTCCTTGGGCACATCGAAGTTCACGACCAGACCGATCCGCTCGACGTCCAGGCCGCGGGCCGCGACATCGGTCGCGACCAGCACCTGCAGCGAGCCGTCGCGCAGTCGCTCGACGATCTTCTCGCGCTCCTTCTGCGGCACGTCGCCGCTGATCGACGCGGCGATCAGGCCGCGGGACAGCAGAGCGGTGCCGACCTCCTCGGCGGCGGCGCGGGTGCGCACGAACACGATCGCCGCCTCCGCCGGGGAGGTCTGCAGCACGCGGGCCAGCGCACCGGTGCGGTGCCGGAAGGGCACCACGGCGTAGGTCTGGGTCACGCTCTTGACCGTCGAGGACGCGGGAGAGACCCGCACGCGCACCGGGTCCTTCATATGGGTCTGGGCGACCCGCTGGATGGCGGAAGGCATGGTCGCGGAGAACAGGGCGACCTGACGGCTGGCGGGGGAGTGGGAGAGGATCTCCTCGACGTCCTCCGCGAAGCCCATCCGGAGCATCTCGTCGGCCTCGTCCAGGACGGCGAAGCGGATCGTGTCCAGGCGCAGATTCGTACGGCGCATGTGGTCCATCACACGGCCGGGGGTGCCGACGACCACCTGTGCGCCGCGGGCGAGGGCGCGCTCCTGTGGGCCGTAGGGAGAGCCACCGTAGAGCGCGACCACGTCGAGCCCGCCGATCGAGGTGGCGAAGGAGGAGATGGCGTCCGCCACCTGCATCGCCAGCTCGCGGGTCGGGGCGAGGACCAGGGCCTGCACCTCACGGCGCGAGGGGTCGATCGCGGCCAGCAGCGGCAGGCCGAAGGCGGCGGTCTTGCCGGTGCCGGTCTGGGCGACACCGATCACGTCGCGGCCCTCCAGCAGCGGCGGGATCGCCTGGGCCTGGATCGCCGAGGGGACGGTGAAGCCCAGCTCGTCGACCGCACGGCGCAGCGGCGCCGGCAGCGCGATGTCATCGAAGCTGGGGCCCGCAGGCGCCTCCGGCTCGACCGGTGCGGAGTCGGTGTCCGCCTGCACCGCCTCGGACGGTGCGGTCTCCGACGGTGCGGTCTGGGACGGTGCGGTCTCGGACGGTGCGGTCGAGTCGGGCTGCTCGGAGGCGGCAGGGGCGTGGGCAGGGGAAACGTCGGTCATGGTGTCCTTCGACAGTCAGGGGATGAACAAGCCCTAACGTGTCGCAGGGCGTGAGTGCCCGTTCAACGGGCGTGGGCGCCCATACATCTCGCGCAACGAGGATCATGCGGTGGCACGATGCGGCTCGGGCGATCTCGGGCGAAAACAGACCTGCTGTCTCGCAGGTCGGACCATGGTCGAGTCTACGGGCGGGATGGCCCGCGCAACAGTGCCGCGGTGGCGAGATCGCTCACGCTGAGCGGTAAGGTGGGCAGTCCACGCCATCGTGCGTGACGGCCGCCGGGCGCTGTGTTGCCGGGTGGGCCATGACCTGTCGAACCCATCAGAAGGACACCTCGTGCTGCGCACCCATACCGCCGGTGAGCTCCGCCAGGAGCACATCGGACAGACCGTCACCCTCACCGGCTGGATCGGCCGTCGCCGTGACCACGGCGGCGTGACGTTCCTCGATCTGCGCGACGCGAGCGGCGTCTCCCAGGTGGTGGTGCGCGAGGACGAGGCGATGCACCTGCGCAATGAGTACGTGCTGAAGGTCGTCGGCACCGTCGGGCGCCGCCCCGAGGGCAACGAGAACCCGCAGCTGCCCACCGGTGATGTCGAGGTCACCGCGAGCGAGGTCGAGGTGCTCAGCGCCTCGGCGCCGCTGCCCTTCCAGCTCGACGAGCACAGCGAGGTGGGGGAGGAGGCGCGCCTGCGCTACCGCTACCTGGACCTGCGCCGGCAGGGCCCGGCCGCCGCGATGCGCCTGCGCTCCGAGGTCAACCGCGCCGCCCGCGACACCCTGCTGGACCAGGACTTCATCGAGGTCGAGACCCCGACGCTGACCCGCTCCACCCCGGAGGGCGCCCGTGACTTCCTGGTCCCGGCACGCCTGGCCCCCGGCTCCTGGTATGCGCTGCCCCAGTCGCCGCAGCTGTTCAAGCAGTTGCTCATGGTGGGCGGCATCGAGAAGTACTTCCAGCTCGCCCGCTGCTACCGCGACGAGGACTTCCGCGCCGACCGCCAGCCCGAGTTCACCCAGCTCGACGTCGAGATGAGCTTCGTGGACCAGGAGGACGTGCTCGCCCTGGCCGAGCAGATCCTCACCGCTGTGTGGGCCAAGGGCGGCCACCAGATCACCACGCCGTTCCCGCGCCTCACCTACGCCGAGTCCATGCGTCGCTTCGGCTCCGACAAGCCCGATCTGCGCTTCGACCTCGAACTGGTCGAGATGACGGAGTACTTCCAGGACACCCCGTTCCGAGTGTTCCAGGCGCCCTACGTGGGAGCGGTGGTCATGGCCGGCGGCGCTTCGCAGCCGCGTCGCCAGCTCGATGCCTGGCAGGAATGGGCCAAGCAGCGCGGTGCGAAGGGCCTGGCCTACGTGCTGGTGCAGGAGGACGGCACCCTCACCGGGCCGGTCTCCAAGAACATCTCCGAGGCGGAGAAGGCGGGCCTGCTCGAAGCGAGCGGCGCCTCCACCGGTGACTGCATCTTCTTCGCGGCCGGCGAGGCGAAGGCCTCCCGCGCACTGCTCGGTGCGGCCCGGGGGGAGATCGCCGAGCGTCTCGGACTGATCGACCACGAGGCCTTCTCCTTCGTATGGGTCGTCGACGCACCGATGTTCGAGCCCGCGGCCGATGCGCGTGCCGCCGGTGACGTCGCCGTGGGCGGGGGTGCCTGGACCGCGGTGCATCATGCCTTCACCTCGCCGAAGCCCGAGTTCATGGACACCTTCGACACCGACCCCGGCGCGGCGCTGTCCTACGCCTACGACATCGTCTGCAACGGCAACGAGATCGGCGGCGGCTCGATCCGTATCCACGACCAGTCCGTGCAGCAGCGCGTCTTCCGCCTGATGGGCATCGGTGAGGAGGAGGCGCAGGAGAAGTTCGGCTTCCTGCTGGACGCCTTCCAGTACGGTGCGCCGCCCCACGGCGGCATCGCCTTCGGCTGGGACCGGATCGTGGCGCTGCTCGCCGGGCAGGACTCGATCCGCGAGGTCATCGCCTTCCCCAAGACGGGCAACGGCTTCGACCCGCTGACCGCCGCTCCGGCACCGATCACGCCGCAGCAGCGCAAGGAGGCGGGGGTCGATACCAAGCCCGCGCCGCGCGGCGAGCAGGAGAAGCCGGCCACCGGTGACGGGGCCCCGGCCGCCTGAGGGGCATTCGCCCAGACGAGAACGGCCGACGCGGAAGATCGCGTCGGCCGTTCTCGATATCGGTGCAGGCGCCGGCCCCGGGCGAGGGGGACATGCGCGCCGCGAGGGGTCAGCGCGGCGCCTGGCCGTGCTTGATCTGCACCCGGGGCAGGCGGAAGCGCCGGATCTGGATCGCCCGCATGATCCCGTAGCTGACCAGGCCGCGCTGGACCTCGCCGAAGCGCTCGGTGACCAGGTGTCGCAGGCGCTTGCGCAGCACCAGGCCGTCGATCACGCAGATCGCGATGCCGCCCCACAGCAGGATGATCATCCCGGTGGTCAGCACCGTGGTGAGCTGGGGACGGATCAGGGGGAGGAACAGCGAAAGGACCATGAACACCAGCGCGATCGGGAAGAAGAACTCCGCGATGTTCCAGCGGGAGTCGACCACGTCCCGCACGAAACTCCGTTCGGGGCCGCGGTGCTGCGCCGGCATCTTCTTCTCGTCGCCGGTCATCAGGGCCTGCTGGGACTCCTGACGCTCCCGACTGGCTCTCTCCCGGTCCCTGCGCCGAGCCTCCTTGCGGTCATCGACCACCAGGGGCCGACGGCGAGCGGCCTCGGCTTCCTTGCGGGTACGGGTAGGACGGCCCTTGGAGCCGGGGCGCGCGGGCTGCGGCTCGGGCTCGGAGCTCTGCGGGGTTCTGGACTTGCGGAAGATCACTGCAGCAGTCTAGGCGACGCCGGCGGCACCCTCCCCGTGCCCGGCACGTGATCTCGCCCGGGCCGGGCTCGGTGCTCGCACGGCGGCGGTAACGTGAGGGCCATGAGCACCCCTGATCCCGCACCCCGCACAGCTGTCACCGGTGATGCCGCGGAGGTCGAGGCGCTGCGGACGCGACTCGAGCCGCTGCTCCCGACCGCCATCGAGGACCTAAAGGACCTCGTGCGCATCCCGTCGATCGCCTTCTCCGGCTACGACCCCGAGCCGGTGCGCCGCAGCGCCGATGCGGTTGCGGAGCTGCTGCGGGGCGCCGGGATGGCCGAGGTGAGCATCGAGTCGGTCCAGGGCGGCAGTCCCGCAGTCATCGGGCGGAACCCGGCCGCCGCGGGCAGGCCCACGGTGCTGCTGTACGCCCATCACGACGTCCAGCCCACCGGTGCCGTCGAGGACTGGACGAGCGACCCCTTCGAGCCTGTCGAGCGGGACGGTCGGCTCTACGGCAGAGGTGCTGCGGACGACAAGGCCGGAGTGATGGCCCATGTCACCGCGCTGCGACTGGTCGGCGAGGAGCTCGCCGCCGATGGCATCGGCGTGACCGTATTCGTCGAGGGTGAGGAGGAGGCCGGATCGCCGACCTTCCGCCCCTTCATCGAGACCCATCGGGAACGTCTGGAGGCCGACCTCATCATCGTCGCGGACTCCGCGAACTGGGCGGTGGGCACTCCCGCCCTGACCACCAGCCTGCGCGGCGTGGTGGACCTCGTCGTCGAGGTGCGTGCGCTGGACCATGCCGTCCACTCCGGTCTCTTCGGCGGGCCGGTCCTGGACGCGCTGACGCAGCTGTCCCGGCTGCTGGCCACCCTGCACGACGAGAACGGCGAGGTGGCCGTCGACGGCCTGCTCCGTGCCGAGGACCCGACGGTCGAGATGGACGAGCTGGACTACCGCCGTGATGCCGGCGTGATCGACGGTGCCGAGCTCTCGGGCAGCGGCTCGTTGACCGCACGTCTGTGGACGCGGCCGGCGCTGTCCGTGATCGGCATCGATGCCCCCAGCGTGCGTGAGGCCTCCAACACCCTGGTGCCCGTCTCCCGGGCCAAGGTGTCCCTGCGGATCCCGCCCGGTGAGGACCCGGCCACCGCGATGGACGCGCTGGTCGCCCACCTGGAGCGGCACGCGCCGTCCACTGCACAGGTCACGATCCATCGCGGCGAGCAGGGCAAGCCCTACCGGGCGCAGCAGGAGGCACCGGCGATGGATCTCGCCCGGAAGTCCTTCGCACGGGCCTGGGGCGTGCCCGCGGTGGACACCGGCCTGGGCGGCTCCATCCCGTTCATCGCGGACCTGCTCGAGGTGTTCCCGCAGGCAGAGGTGCTCGTCACCGGCGTCGAGGACCCGGAATCCAGAGCTCATGGCATCGACGAATCGCTCCATCTGGGGGAGTTCGCGAAGGTGTGCCTGGCTGAGGCGCTGCTTCTGCGCGGTGCCGGGGCGCTCGAGGGAGCACGGGCGTGAATCATCCGCATCAGCGCACTGGTTCTTCGCAGAGTTCCGGAGGCGGCGGGAGCACGCCGGTCTCCCCCCTGCTGGTCCCGATGCTGCTCGTCGGCCTGGTGATCGGCTTCGTCGCCGGATACTTCTTGCTGTGGTGGGGCTTGATCGCGGTGGTGGCCGTGCTGGTGCTCGCCGCGTCCACGGTGCTGTCGGGCAGGAGCCGCGACGGCGCCACCGGGGCCGTGGTCGGCGTTCTGCTGGGATACGCCGGAATACTTCTGGTGGCGTTCTTCCGCGGAGTGGTGTGAGGGTCGGGCGCCCGGCTTCGCGGCAGGTCGATCCGGCTCGCCGGGACCTCCGCTGCCCGTTTTCGGCCGCTGAGGCGTATCCTGGCCGGACACGAGTTTCGAGGAGGACCTCATGACCACGCCCACCACTGAGCGCCCCGCCGCAGCGCATGGCGTCAACCTCACATCCGGCGCCGCCCAGAAGGTGACCACGCTGCTGGAGCAGGAGGGCCGCGACGATCTGCGCCTGCGCATCGCGGTGCAGCCCGGCGGCTGCTCCGGCCTGATCTACCAGCTGTACTTCGACGAGCGGATCATGGATAACGACCTGGTCGCAGATTTTGACGGTGTCGAGGTCGTCGTCGACAAGATGAGCAGCCCCTACCTCTCCGGTGCGGTGATCGATTTCGCCGACACCATCGAGAAGCAGGGCTTCACCATCGATAACCCGAACGCCGGAAGCTCCTGCGCCTGCGGCGACTCGTTCGGCTGAGCCGTCTCGACCGAGGTCCCCGCGCTGGTCGCGACGGTGGTCGGTCAAGCACTCAGGGCCCGGCCCGGTGACGATCACGTCACCTGGCCGGGCCCGTCTGCGTGTGATGCCGGCGACCTCGAGGTCACGGACCGGTCACGGACCCGGTGGGGCACGGATCGCGGCGAGTCGAGGTGGCCTCACCGCCTCCGAGAACCCGTATGATGACGATGTGCCGTCAAACGGCGGGCCGTCGGCCTGCCGAAGCCCTTCCTCTCCGGGAGGGCGCGGCGCTGTGGGCATGTCCCGCCCACATCAGTACCAGCTCCACATCGCGGAGCCGGCCGAGCCAGAGTGCTGGGCCCGGCGACGAGGTCTGGAGACGACGAGCGGAAGGTCATCCCCTGTGATCCCCCAGGTCCCCCAGCGCGCGCGACGCGGACGCCGCGCAGCGGCAGCAGGCCTCGCCCTGGCCACTTTGGTCCTCGCCGGCTGCACCCAGGCCCAGCAGCGCGGGTTCATGCCCGGTCCGGCTGATGGTCAGGAGGTCACCAACCAGACCGAGCGGATCACCGATCTCTGGGTCCATTCCTGGGCCGTGCTGGTCATCGTCGGTCTGATCATCTGGGGCCTGACGTTCTGGTGCGCGATCGCCTACCGTCGCCGCAAGCACGACACCGGCTTCCCGGTGCAGCTGCGCTACCACGTGCCGCTCGAGCTGATGTTCACGCTCGTGCCCGTGGTGATGGTGCTGACCTTCTTCTACTTCACCCAGCGCGACACGGCCGAGGTCGAGATGCACGTGGCGGAGCCGGACTACACCGTCAACGTGGTGGCCAAGCAGTGGAGCTGGGACATCAACTACGTCGACGACGACGTCCACGAGCCCGCCGGGGTGCAGTCCTTCGCCACCGGTGAGCCCGGTGCCGCGGAATCACTGCCGACCCTGTACCTGCCCGTCGACAAGAGTGTCGAGTTCCGCCTCGACTCCCGCGACGTCATCCATTCTTTCTGGGTCGTGGACTTCCTGTACAAGAAGGACATCTTCCCGGGGCACACCAACACCTTCCAGGTCACCCCGACCCGTGAGGGCACCTATATCGGCAAGTGCGCGGAGCTGTGCGGCGAGTACCACTCCGACATGCTGTTCAACGTGGTCGTCGTCTCCCAGGAGGAGTTCGATGAACACATGGAGGAGCTCCGCTCCCAGGGCAACGACGGCCAGCTCGGCGTCGACCTGAACCGTAACGACAAGGAGTGGAGCATGCGCGAGAAGCAGGACGACGCCGGTCCTCGCTACTCCGAGGAGAAGGCCACCGCCGGGACCGAGGGAGAGAACGAGTGAGCACCGAGACCACCGCCGCACCGAACACCTCGGTGCCGACGCGGTTCCAGGACGAGCGGCCGACGAATCTCGGCCGACAGTTCTTCAATCTTCTGACGACCACCGATCACAAGCTGATCGGCATGATGTACATGGGCATGGCGTTCATGTTCTTCGCGTTCGGCGGCCTGCTCGCGCTCGGCATCCGTGCCGAGCTCTGGGAAGCGGGACTGCAGGTCGTGGTCTCCAAGGACCAGTACAACCAGCTGTTCACGATGCACGGCACGATCATGCTGCTGATGTTCGGCACCCCGCTGTTCAACGGCTTCGCGAACTACCTGATCCCGCTCCAGATCGGCGCCGTGGACATGGCCTTCCCGCGCCTGAACATGTTCGCGTTCTGGATCACCGGCTTCGGCTCGCTGATCGTGGTCTCCGGCTTCCTCACTCCGCAGGGTGCGGCCTCCTTCGGCTGGTTCGCCTACGCGCCGCTGTCGGACGCCACGTTCTCACCAGGCCTGGGTGGTGATCTATGGGTCTTCGGCTTGGCCTTGCAGGGCTTCGGCACGATCCTGGGCTCGGTCAACTTCATCACGACCATCCTGTGTATGCGCATGCCGGGTATGACCATGTTCCGGATGCCGATCTTCACCTGGAACGCGCTGATCACCGCAGTGCTGGTGCTGATGGCATTCCCGCCGCTGGCCTCCGCGCTGCTGGCCCTGGGAGCTGATCGTCGCTTCGACGCGAACATCTTCGATGCGGCCAACGGCGGGCCGGTGCTGTGGCAGCACCTGTTCTGGTTCTTCGGCCACCCCGAGGTCTACATCCTCGCCCTGCCGTTCTTCGGCATCGCCACCGAGATCATCCCCGTGTTCTCGCGCAAGCCGATCTTCGGCTACAAGACGCTGGTCGGCGCGACGATCGCGATCGCGGCTCTCTCCGTCACCGTGTGGGCGCACCACATGTACTCCACCGGTGCGGTGATGCTGGACTTCTTCGCGTTCATGTCGATGACGATCGCGGTGCCCACGGGCGTGAAGTTCTTCAACTGGATCGGCACGATGTGGCGAGGCTCGGTGACCTTCGATACGCCGATGCTCTTCACCCTCGGCTTCCTCACCACCTTCATCTTCGGTGGCCTGACCGGCGTCATCCTCTCCTCGCCGATCCTCGACTTCATCGTCACGGACACGTACTTCGTGGTGGCCCACTTCCACTACGTCATGGCGGCGACCGTGATGTTCGAGATGTTCGCCGGATTCTACTTCTGGTGGCCGAAGATGTTCGGGTACAAGCTCAACGAGGGCCTCGGCAAGCTCCACTTCTGGCTCCTCGCCATCGGCTTCCACATGACCTTCCTGATCCAGCACTGGCTCGGTGTCGCCGGCGCCCCCCGCCGCTACGTGAACTACCTCGCGGAGGACGGCTACGACTGGATGAACCAGATCTCCACGATCGGCGCAGTCATCACCGGCATCTCTACTCTGCCGTTCCTGCTCAACGTGGTCCTGACCCACCTCAAGGGCAAGAAGATCGAGGTCGACGACCCGTGGGGCTATGGCGCATCCCTCGAGTGGGCGACCACCTGCCCGCCGCCCCGTCACAACTTCCATTCGCTGCCTCGCGTGCGATCCGAGCGTCCCGCCTTCGATCTCCACCACCCGGAGGTTGCGCTGCAGGACCACATGCTCGCGGAAGAGCCCGCCCTGAACCCTAGGACGAACTGACATGAGAACAAGCGCAAAGATCTTCTGGATCCTGGGAGTCTTCTTCCTGGTCGTGGCGATCGTCTACGGATTCCTCACCTATCGGTATGAGCCGCTCGGCATCGAGACCGTCGGCTTCCCCGCGGTCATCGCGCTGTCGGGCCTCGGCTTCATGATCGCGATGGCGCTGACCCTCGCGCTGCGCAAACACGATCAGGACGCCTCGGACGACCTGGAGGGCGAGGTCTCCGAATCCGCCGGTGTGCAGGGAAGCTTCGCCCCCTACAGCTGGGCACCGCTCTGGCTGGCTACCGGAGCCGCGCTGTGCTTCCTC
Encoded proteins:
- a CDS encoding DUF349 domain-containing protein; the protein is MSESETPVPASSPAAQTPDSGADQGSGQPAPSPAEPGSPAATGTAPGADGPATAAAEQAEQSEQTEQAQQAEQSEQTEQDQQAAPSTQSETADPIAGPVRDTPSATPAEPSDQTEEAAQPAADERSSAPAPTAPKPMARGPRPSAPTPAALAAKKPSAALLPVAPPVTEYDPEQITAAAAFGTVTEDGTITVQDGTQVRTVGTTTETDPQVALEPFARGYLDLVAFLDLTQTTLNAPEHTQNELNRLLENLRKNMKEPQVVGDIPALRTRANELRELAKEKIRALEAKRAEGRAEAVRRRTEFVESIETLVATDPEQISWKNAGETMRQMVSTWKQMQTDDVSLDRPTEEALWKRLSAARATFDRMRKQFFSQLDAKHAEAAQVKEQLIVRAEAMQESTDWGPTVRAYKDLMDEWRRAPRGSRKKDDAQWKRFKAAQDTFFQARNADLHETEAEQRENLTVKESLLSEAEAIDPAKDLEAAKKKLRSVQDRWEEAGKVPRGDMRRIDDRLRKVERSVQNAEQDEWRRTDPRTKARVEGASSQLHSAIASYQETLDRAVAGGDPKKIAEAEAALEARKEWLAVIERSARDLG
- the hisS gene encoding histidine--tRNA ligase, with product MAKIAALSGFPEWLPAERLVEQHVIDVFREVAELHGFSGIETRSVEPLDQLLRKGEIDKEVYVLRRLHAEEESAEPDREDRSRTLGLHFDLTVPLARYVLEHQNDLAFPLRRFQIQKVWRGERPQDGRFREFYQADLDVIGQDTLPGHIEAEVAVVMAEILDRLPTPSFTIHANTRRLSEGFFRSIGLEDHTAVLRVLDKLPKVGQDAVRDLLLAETGASTEQAQACLDFASIRTRDGSFAQQVRDLGGSGEMVEQGIAELTAVLERVEAAVPGVILADLSIARGLDYYTGTVFETFVSGHESLGSICSGGRYDSLASDNRHTYPGVGLSIGLSRLVSRLLSAGLATASRSVPTCALVSVADEQHRHLSDAAARALRSRGIPCEVAPSAAKFGKQIRYADRRGIPFIWFPGIDGAADQVKDIRSGEQTEADAAVWEPPVEDRTVRVLRADEGHPAAQA
- the trxA gene encoding thioredoxin, which codes for MATLTLTTENHDKTVEDGIVLIDFWAGWCVPCQRFAPIFEEASETHEDVTFAKVDTEDQQELAMRYGVTSIPTLVAYREGIPVFSQAGALPQSALEDLVGQVKNLDMDEVRKAYAEAQEQQEG
- a CDS encoding DEAD/DEAH box helicase, whose translation is MTDVSPAHAPAASEQPDSTAPSETAPSQTAPSETAPSEAVQADTDSAPVEPEAPAGPSFDDIALPAPLRRAVDELGFTVPSAIQAQAIPPLLEGRDVIGVAQTGTGKTAAFGLPLLAAIDPSRREVQALVLAPTRELAMQVADAISSFATSIGGLDVVALYGGSPYGPQERALARGAQVVVGTPGRVMDHMRRTNLRLDTIRFAVLDEADEMLRMGFAEDVEEILSHSPASRQVALFSATMPSAIQRVAQTHMKDPVRVRVSPASSTVKSVTQTYAVVPFRHRTGALARVLQTSPAEAAIVFVRTRAAAEEVGTALLSRGLIAASISGDVPQKEREKIVERLRDGSLQVLVATDVAARGLDVERIGLVVNFDVPKEAESYVHRIGRTGRAGRSGEALTFIGPHERRALKNIERATKQTLAEADIPSPRDVSKHRLAAQLTKLPERIERGRLDLYRELIGEFVTEHDLDPLELAAALGAMSVGDDGPGSASEEQEFTAKLSGDDRHAERGQRGDAPSTERGYTSYKVGVGHTHGARPPGIVGAITGEGGLHGKDIGKIQIFPTFALVQIRGSLSAEQMERISRAKVGGRELRIGPDHGPRGGKGPRRDGERPFRRDDRPRHDDRGGRFDSKRRPFRRSEG